One window of Theropithecus gelada isolate Dixy chromosome 4, Tgel_1.0, whole genome shotgun sequence genomic DNA carries:
- the SMPDL3A gene encoding acid sphingomyelinase-like phosphodiesterase 3a isoform X1, which yields MALLHALVCCLLTAWHCLSGLGLPVAPAGSRNPPPAVGQFWHVTDLHLDPTYHITDDHTKVCASSKGANASNPGPFGDVLCDSPYQLILSAFDFIKNSGQEASFMIWTGDSPPHVPVPELSTDTVINVIANMTITIQSLFPNLQVFPALGNHDYWPQDQLPVVTSKVYNAVANLWKPWLDEEAISTLRKGGFYSQKVTTNPNLRIISLNTNLYYSPNIMTLNKTDPANQFEWLESTLNSSQWNKEKVYIIAHVPVGYLPYSQNITAIREYYNEKLIDIFRKYSDVIAGQFYGHTHRDSIMVLSDKKGSPVNSLFVAPAVTPVKSVLEKQTNNPGIRLFQYDPRDYKLLDMLQYYLNLTEANLKGESIWKLEYILTQTYDIEDLQPESLYGLAKQFAIIDSKQFIKYYNYFFVSYDSSVICDKTCKAFQICAIMNLDNISYVDCLKQLYIKHSY from the exons ATGGCGCTGCTGCACGCGCTTGTCTGCTGCCTGCTGACTGCTTGGCACTGCCTCTCCGGCCTCGGGCTGCCCGTGGCGCCTGCAGGCAGCAGGAATCCTCCTCCGGCTGTAG GACAGTTTTGGCATGTGACTGACTTACACTTAGACCCTACTTACCACATCACAGATGACCACACAAAAGTGTGTGCTTCATCTAAAGGTGCAAATGCCTCCAACCCTGGCCCTTTTGGAGATGTTCTGTGTGATTCTCCATATCAACTTATTTTGTCAgcatttgattttattaaaaattctggACAAGAAGCGTCTTTCATGATATGGACAGG GGATAGCCCACCTCATGTTCCTGTACCTGAACTCTCAACAGATACTGTTATAAATGTGATCGCTAATATGACAATCACCATCCAGAGTCTCTTTCCAAATCTCCAGGTTTTCCCTGCACTGGGTAATCATGACTATTGGCCACAG GATCAACTGCCTGTAGTCACCAGTAAAGTGTACAACGCAGTAGCAAACCTCTGGAAACCATGGCTAGATGAAGAAGCTATTAGTACTTTAAGGAAAG gCGGTTTTTATTCACAGAAAGTTACAACTAATCCAAACCTTAGGATCATCAGTCTAAACACAAACTTGTACTACAGCCCGAATATAATGACACTGAACAAGACCGACCCAGCCAACCAGTTTGAATGGCTAGAAAGTACACTGAACAGCTCTCAGTGGAATAAGGAGAAG gTGTACATCATAGCACATGTTCCAGTGGGGTATCTGCCGTATTCACAGAACATCACAgcaatcagagaatactataatgAGAAATTGATAGATATTTTTCGAAAATACAGTGACGTCATTGCAGGACAATTTTATGGACACACTCACCGAGACAGCATTATGGTTCTTTCAGATAAAAAAG GAAGTCCAGTAAATTCTTTGTTTGTGGCTCCTGCTGTTACACCAGTGAAGAGTGTTTTAGAAAAACAGACCAACAATCCTGGTATCAGACTATTTCAGTATGATCCTCGTGATTATAAATTATTG GATATGTTGCAGTATTACTTGAATCTGACAGAGGCGAATCTAAAGGGAGAGTCCATCTGGAAGCTGGAGTATATCCTGACCCAGACCTATGACATTGAAGATTTGCAGCCGGAAAGTTTATACGGATTAGCTAAACAATTTGCAATCATAGACAGTAAGCAGTTTATAAAATACTACAATTACTTCTTTGTGAGTTATGACAGCAGCGTAATATGTGATAAGACATGTAAGGCCTTTCAGATTTGTGCAATTATGAATCTTGATAATATTTCCTATGTAGATTGCCTCAAACAGCTTTATATAAAGCACAGTTACTAG
- the SMPDL3A gene encoding acid sphingomyelinase-like phosphodiesterase 3a isoform X2, protein MTITIQSLFPNLQVFPALGNHDYWPQDQLPVVTSKVYNAVANLWKPWLDEEAISTLRKGGFYSQKVTTNPNLRIISLNTNLYYSPNIMTLNKTDPANQFEWLESTLNSSQWNKEKVYIIAHVPVGYLPYSQNITAIREYYNEKLIDIFRKYSDVIAGQFYGHTHRDSIMVLSDKKGSPVNSLFVAPAVTPVKSVLEKQTNNPGIRLFQYDPRDYKLLDMLQYYLNLTEANLKGESIWKLEYILTQTYDIEDLQPESLYGLAKQFAIIDSKQFIKYYNYFFVSYDSSVICDKTCKAFQICAIMNLDNISYVDCLKQLYIKHSY, encoded by the exons ATGACAATCACCATCCAGAGTCTCTTTCCAAATCTCCAGGTTTTCCCTGCACTGGGTAATCATGACTATTGGCCACAG GATCAACTGCCTGTAGTCACCAGTAAAGTGTACAACGCAGTAGCAAACCTCTGGAAACCATGGCTAGATGAAGAAGCTATTAGTACTTTAAGGAAAG gCGGTTTTTATTCACAGAAAGTTACAACTAATCCAAACCTTAGGATCATCAGTCTAAACACAAACTTGTACTACAGCCCGAATATAATGACACTGAACAAGACCGACCCAGCCAACCAGTTTGAATGGCTAGAAAGTACACTGAACAGCTCTCAGTGGAATAAGGAGAAG gTGTACATCATAGCACATGTTCCAGTGGGGTATCTGCCGTATTCACAGAACATCACAgcaatcagagaatactataatgAGAAATTGATAGATATTTTTCGAAAATACAGTGACGTCATTGCAGGACAATTTTATGGACACACTCACCGAGACAGCATTATGGTTCTTTCAGATAAAAAAG GAAGTCCAGTAAATTCTTTGTTTGTGGCTCCTGCTGTTACACCAGTGAAGAGTGTTTTAGAAAAACAGACCAACAATCCTGGTATCAGACTATTTCAGTATGATCCTCGTGATTATAAATTATTG GATATGTTGCAGTATTACTTGAATCTGACAGAGGCGAATCTAAAGGGAGAGTCCATCTGGAAGCTGGAGTATATCCTGACCCAGACCTATGACATTGAAGATTTGCAGCCGGAAAGTTTATACGGATTAGCTAAACAATTTGCAATCATAGACAGTAAGCAGTTTATAAAATACTACAATTACTTCTTTGTGAGTTATGACAGCAGCGTAATATGTGATAAGACATGTAAGGCCTTTCAGATTTGTGCAATTATGAATCTTGATAATATTTCCTATGTAGATTGCCTCAAACAGCTTTATATAAAGCACAGTTACTAG